The proteins below come from a single Magallana gigas chromosome 10, xbMagGiga1.1, whole genome shotgun sequence genomic window:
- the LOC105334505 gene encoding calpain-7-like, translating to MDDDTSGLVDPAILETDGKQFAYQAVEYDKTGNYPMAVFYYNEAAQALLSAALAGSKLPNIINKANEYILRAEELKKAINSGAVVTQTSEHKSKEKLDMERGNFLLHQAFDEDEAGNLNEAKELYTEAVEVFLKIRDSTSDKGLQEKMTKVASQALDRAEDIKKKLSVSSGVKPLPPLNKAGEYNKPPPLGYGAFLDDDDKASLPAGKPSTANNAPKRSGHLINLGPTVYSREEIEVLRKTSFINGREYVPFMSVDMKEKFAYPVPYSDKCGKLALSPKQRADLQGWVRPEQFCDNPQIIYTVSCYSIKQTIVSDCSFVSSLAISAQYERRFKKKLITSIIYPQNRNGDPVYNPCGKYMVKLNINGVPRKVIIDDFFPMGRGGELLCSFSNNKNELWISLLEKAYMKVMGGYDFPGSNSNIDLHALTGWIPERVAIKRNSEDFDRDKEFKRIHDRFHKGHCLITIATGEMHDSEADRAGLVPTHAYAMLDIRDVKGKKLFMLKNPWSHLRWKGNFSEKDLMNWTPDLQKLLNYDPKSAQQYDNGVFWIDYDSLCQFFDVIYINWNPELFKYTTCTHSTWAAKEGPKRDSYNISDNPQFRLEIRANQPAAVWILLTRHITDKDDFADNKEFITLLVYKSEGKKVFYPYSPPPYKDGVRINTPHYLCKMVEEKGTRQFTLVISQYEKNNTIHYTLRVFSSCEFSLNKIVDPYKKQYEKRVNGQWKGRTAGGCGNYRDSHSNNPIYQFRLDNSHTDNYILLELLGPKQYSVGFEVTCVSENVPGAPGQFKKTSSGDYRNGYCVLQLDRISGGVYNVMPSTFLPGQEGPFFLDISSAGPVTVAQIQ from the exons ATGGATGATGATACCAGTGGATTGGTGGATCCAGCTATTCTGGAGACGGATGGCAAACAGTTTGCTTACCAAGCCGTGGAATATGACAAAACGGGCAACTATCCAATGGCCGTGTTCTATTACAAT GAAGCTGCCCAGGCCTTACTCTCAGCTGCTCTGGCTGGTTCCAAGCTCCCCAACATCATCAACAAAGCCAACGAATATATACTGAGAGCCGAGGAGCTAAAGAAAGCCA TAAACTCAGGAGCTGTGGTAACTCAAACCAGTGAGCACAAGTCAAAAGAGAAGCTGGACATGGAGAGAGGGAACTTCCTCCTTCATCAGGCGTTTGATGAGGATGAGGCGGGTAACCTCAACGAGGCGAAGGAGCTTTACACAGAGGCTGTCGAAGTCTTCCTCAAAATT AGAGACAGTACCTCAGATAAAGGACTACAAGAGAAGATGACAAAAGTAGCATCTCAGGCCTTGGACAG GGCTGAGGATATAAAGAAGAAACTGTCTGTGTCCTCAGGGGTGAAGCCTCTCCCACCCCTAAACAAAGCGGGGGAGTATAATAAGCCCCCTCCCCTGGGGTATGGGGCTTTCTTGGACGATGATGATAAGGCATCCTTACCTGCAGGGAAACCCTCCACAGCAAACAACGCCCCTAAACGAAGTGGCCATCTTATTAACCTGGGGCCTACTGTGTATTCTAGAGAAGAAATCGAAGTTCTCAG GAAAACTTCCTTCATCAATGGAAGAGAATACGTTCCTTTTATGAGTGTGGACATGAAGGAAAAATTTGCATATCCTGTTCCTTACAG TGACAAGTGCGGTAAGCTAGCCCTGTCCCCCAAGCAGCGAGCTGACCTCCAGGGTTGGGTGAGGCCGGAGCAGTTCTGTGATAACCCACAAATCATCTACACCGTCTCATGCTACAGCATCAAACAG ACCATTGTATCTGACTGTAGTTTTGTTTCATCCCTTGCCATTAGTGCTCAATATGAAAGACGATTCAAGAAAAAACTCATCACAAG CATCATCTATCCCCAGAACAGGAATGGAGACCCTGTGTATAATCCCTGTGGGAAATACATGGTGAAACTCAACATTAATGGTGTACCAAGAAAG GTGATCATTGATGACTTTTTCCCAATGGGGAGAGGTGGGGAGCTCCTCTGTTCTTTCTCCAACAACAAGAATGAGTTGTGGATCTCCCTCCTAGAGAAAGCCTACATGAAAGTAATGGGTGGTTACGATTTCCCTGGATCCAATTCA AACATAGACCTCCATGCTCTAACAGGATGGATCCCAGAAAGAGTAGCCATTAAAAGAAATTCTGAGGATTTTGACAGAGACAAGGAATTCAAACGAATCCATGACAGGTTTCACAAAGGACACTGTTTGATCACCATAGCAACAGGAGAAATGCATGATAGTGAGGCTGACAGAGCTGGCTTAGTGCCAACTCATGCTTATGCCATGTTGGACATTCGAGATGTGAAAGGGAAAAAACtctttatgttaaaaaatccCTGGAGTCATTTACGTTGGAAGGGAAATTTCTCAGAGAAAGACCTAATGAATTGGACTCCAGATTTACAGAAGCTGTTAAATTATGATCCCAAAAGTGCCCAACAGTATGATAACG gGGTGTTTTGGATTGACTATGACTCCTTGTGTCAGTTTTTTGATGTTATTTACATAAACTGGAACCCAGAGCTGTTTAAATACACAACATGTACTCACAG TACATGGGCAGCAAAGGAAGGACCTAAGCGAGATTCCTATAACATCAGTGATAATCCACAATTCCGTCTAGAAATCCGAGCCAATCAGCCGGCGGCTGTGTGGATTCTGCTGACTCGACACATCACAGATAAG GATGATTTTGCTGATAACAAAGAATTTATCACCCTACTGGTTTACAAGTCGGAGGGAAAGAAGGTCTTCTATCCCTACAGCCCCCCTCCTTATAAAGACGGAGTCCGAATCAACACGCCGCACTACCTCTGTAAAATGGTGGAAGAGAAGGGAACCAGGCAATTCACGCTGGTCATATCGCAGTACGAGAAGAACAACACCATTCACTACACACTGAGGGTGTTCTCTTCCTGTGAGTTCAGCCTGAACAAGATCGTGGACCCTTATAAAAAGCAGTATGAAAAGAGG GTGAATGGCCAGTGGAAGGGTCGTACGGCGGGGGGCTGTGGTAATTACCGGGACTCCCACTCCAACAACCCCATCTACCAGTTCCGCCTGGACAACAGCCACACAGACAACTACATACTGCTGGAGCTCCTAGGACCCAA ACAGTACAGCGTGGGGTTTGAGGTGACATGTGTGTCAGAAAATGTTCCTGGAGCTCCCGGCCAGTTCAAAAAGACAAGTTCTGGTGATTACAG GAATGGTTACTGTGTGCTACAGCTGGACAGGATCTCAGGGGGCGTGTACAACGTGATGCCCAGCACCTTCCTCCCCGGACAGGAGGGGCCGTTCTTCCTGGACATCAGTAGCGCTGGGCCGGTCACGGTGGCTCAGATACAGTAG